Within the Pseudobythopirellula maris genome, the region AGGCCAAATTCGTCCGCGGCCGCGGCAGCGTCGACGAGTACCTGCAGCAGACCGCCATCGCCAACCCGCACGTGACACTGCATTACCTCGACCCCGAGGATTACCAGTACGACTACCTGCGCAGCGCCGAGGTGCTGCCCCCCGAGGCCAAGGAGATCAAGCCGCACCCTTACGGCGTGGAGGTCGGCCGGCTCGCCACGATGATCGAGGAGGCCGAGGCGCAGAGCGTCTCGGAGTTCTTCCGCACCCGGTTCTCACGCGTCACGCCGGCCGTGGCCAAGCGGCTCTGCGAGACGGCCAAGGTGTCGTCGCGCACGAACGTCCACAAGGTCGACCGCCCGCAGATCGACCAGCTCTACGCGGCGATCCAGGAGACCAAGATCTCGCCGCCGGCGACCGACTGCATCTGCCCGATCGGCGAGGGGCTGATCCTCAAGGGGCTGCACCAGGTCGTGCCGGGCGAGTTCTACGCCGCCGCCACCCGCCCCCCCTCCGTTTACCGCGGCAACCCCTTCCAGGTGGAAGTGGGCCTCGCCTACGGCGGCTCGGCGCCGACGCAGAACATCACGATGGAGTTGCTGCTCGACCTGCTCGAAGAGACCGACACCAGGACGATCCGCCAGTTCCTCATCCACACGTTCAACGGCCTGGGGTCCGACGCCGCCGACAAGATCGTCAAGGCCGCCACGCTCAAGACACGCCAGAACCCCTCGGGCCTCAAGCCCAAGGAACGCCAGAAGCTGTTCGAGGCGATGAAGAACGTGAACGTGGCCGAGGGGCAACAGATGGAGGTGATGCGCTACGCCAACCGCGTGCCGCTGCAGTTCCAGCAAGCCGCCTGCTGCGTGACACAGAGCGTGAGCGGTATGAACTGGCGCGGCTACGGCCTGAGCCAGTCGCGCGGCAGCATGCCCAAGGGCCCGGTGAGCCTGATGGTGCACATCGCCAGCGTGTGGGTTCCCTTCACCAGCGAGTCGAAGGAGGCGATCGCTTCCTACCCGGAGATCCAGAAGGAGATCCGCCTCGGCCTGCAGGCCGTCGGCCGCAAGCTCGGCATGTACCTCCGCCGCCGCCTGAAGGTGAAGCAGCAGTCCGACCGCCGCGAGGTCTTCTTGCGTTACCTCAAGGAAGTGGCCACGGCCGTCAGCGAGATCAACGCCGCCGAGGAGCGCGAGCTGTACGACCAGCTCGTGAAGGTCGCCGAGAAGCGAACCGCCGAGGCCGACATGAAGCTCGACGACCGCGGCCGGCCGATCGAAGAAGACCCGACCGAGCTGAACCTGGGCGACAACGTGCTGATCGTCGATCCCGCGCAACACGAGGCGGCGATTAATCGCGTGGGAGCGGTGGAGGAGGAAGAGCTCGAAGAGGACTGAGCCGCTCAGCTAGAGCGTTTTTCGAATAGGTGTGGACGAGGGGGGAAGCGATTGGC harbors:
- a CDS encoding DNA topoisomerase VI subunit B; the protein is MAKSSTKTGVATRAPKPASARRSTAQAMAASQKEISVSEFFAKNRHLLGFDNPRKSLLTTVKEAVDNSLDACEEAGILPEIWVHIEPTTTGRYKVGIQDNGPGILKKQIPLIFGKLLYGSKFHRLRQSRGQQGIGISAAGMYGVQTTGKPVKIISKVSVRKPAHYYEIQIDTRRNEPKILNGKGEGVDIPPGEKGAAYIEKHGIEWVDQPHGTRVTIELEAKFVRGRGSVDEYLQQTAIANPHVTLHYLDPEDYQYDYLRSAEVLPPEAKEIKPHPYGVEVGRLATMIEEAEAQSVSEFFRTRFSRVTPAVAKRLCETAKVSSRTNVHKVDRPQIDQLYAAIQETKISPPATDCICPIGEGLILKGLHQVVPGEFYAAATRPPSVYRGNPFQVEVGLAYGGSAPTQNITMELLLDLLEETDTRTIRQFLIHTFNGLGSDAADKIVKAATLKTRQNPSGLKPKERQKLFEAMKNVNVAEGQQMEVMRYANRVPLQFQQAACCVTQSVSGMNWRGYGLSQSRGSMPKGPVSLMVHIASVWVPFTSESKEAIASYPEIQKEIRLGLQAVGRKLGMYLRRRLKVKQQSDRREVFLRYLKEVATAVSEINAAEERELYDQLVKVAEKRTAEADMKLDDRGRPIEEDPTELNLGDNVLIVDPAQHEAAINRVGAVEEEELEED